A single window of Leptospira koniambonensis DNA harbors:
- a CDS encoding PP2C family protein-serine/threonine phosphatase: MNKAFTLLILIFFPFFFSGCSESFSKVEHPSIVQGVLELKNYDLEEQGPILLSGLWKFKWLYWKSSGSESQNSYEIVSVPSSWNGKNGSRLGEGYGTYELNLKLNRNYGELAFILQEQSSSYFLYVNGKLLASCGEVEFPSSSDITIFEVKPAWCNKLVKFTPEGEDLHIDMQIANRDHRLGGFWAPIRFGTASTVEKTWNAERFLDLFLAGGLFCIGLLHLIYAVVRRGEAASMYFGTYCVIMAARGLFSGTRIISEYLDFLKYHHYVRIEYVTFYLAIPVFLSYILSVFPRELKRILVDLVWWIAIGACIVVLVFPVRIFTFTITIYYLVAFLAGTLGLFSLTKASLRRRKGALIILAGFVFVYAAMIHDILYATFYLDTGYFTNIGAFVFIVAQSVFLSIRSSESLDRLLDLSRNLERRVEERTKQLRNALRLIQNDLNVAREIQKGLLNLEDATAKKIGQIKFGILHKPLAEVGGDLYDITELPSGKIRIFLADATGHGIQAALITILIRSVYEDLRLKEESPGKLLSEIGSQFHGKYGNVSTFFSASILEISPDGKNLTLSLAGSPPVLVQTKDEEHIIECENPLVGLLENFHFEDKEILLTPGFRILCFTDGLTESSRLPGDFYGIERVLASLRTGDTQSLEELLSGIQEDLFRFLGTSEPKDDILVLGIEDQRS; encoded by the coding sequence ATGAATAAGGCCTTCACACTCTTAATTCTGATATTTTTCCCATTCTTCTTTTCTGGATGTTCCGAATCTTTTTCAAAAGTAGAACATCCTTCTATTGTCCAGGGAGTACTTGAATTAAAAAATTATGATTTGGAAGAGCAGGGGCCAATTCTACTTTCTGGGCTCTGGAAATTCAAATGGTTGTACTGGAAAAGTTCAGGATCAGAAAGTCAGAACTCCTACGAGATAGTCAGTGTACCTTCTTCCTGGAATGGTAAGAACGGATCTAGATTGGGGGAAGGTTATGGAACCTATGAACTTAATCTTAAACTAAATAGAAATTATGGAGAACTTGCATTTATCTTACAAGAGCAAAGCTCTTCTTACTTTTTGTATGTGAATGGCAAACTTTTAGCCTCTTGCGGAGAAGTGGAATTTCCTTCTTCTTCTGATATTACCATTTTTGAAGTCAAACCTGCCTGGTGTAATAAACTAGTGAAGTTCACTCCTGAGGGAGAGGATCTGCATATAGACATGCAGATCGCAAATAGGGACCATAGACTGGGAGGTTTTTGGGCACCTATTCGATTTGGAACTGCTTCTACCGTAGAGAAGACATGGAATGCAGAAAGATTTTTGGATCTATTCTTAGCAGGAGGATTATTCTGTATAGGTCTACTCCATCTTATCTATGCTGTTGTGCGAAGGGGAGAAGCTGCCTCCATGTATTTTGGGACCTACTGCGTGATCATGGCGGCAAGAGGTTTATTCTCAGGCACAAGGATCATTTCAGAATATCTTGATTTTCTAAAATACCATCACTATGTCAGGATAGAATACGTTACATTTTACCTAGCAATCCCTGTTTTTTTAAGTTATATACTTTCCGTTTTTCCTAGAGAGTTAAAACGGATCCTTGTAGATCTTGTATGGTGGATCGCGATTGGTGCTTGTATTGTAGTTTTAGTATTTCCTGTCAGAATATTCACTTTCACCATTACTATTTATTATCTGGTGGCGTTTCTTGCAGGAACACTCGGATTATTTTCTCTTACTAAAGCTTCTTTAAGAAGAAGAAAAGGTGCACTCATCATTCTAGCTGGTTTCGTGTTTGTATATGCTGCGATGATCCACGATATCTTATACGCGACATTCTATTTGGATACAGGATATTTTACAAATATTGGCGCATTCGTATTTATAGTTGCTCAGTCTGTATTCTTATCTATCAGAAGTTCTGAAAGTTTGGACAGACTTTTGGATCTTTCCAGGAATTTAGAAAGAAGGGTAGAAGAGAGGACCAAACAACTTAGAAATGCACTTCGTCTTATCCAAAATGATCTGAATGTTGCAAGAGAGATCCAAAAAGGACTCTTAAATTTAGAAGATGCCACTGCAAAGAAGATAGGGCAAATCAAATTTGGGATCCTCCATAAACCATTGGCAGAAGTAGGCGGAGATCTTTATGATATCACAGAACTTCCAAGCGGAAAGATCCGCATCTTTTTAGCAGATGCAACCGGACATGGGATACAGGCAGCACTTATCACAATACTGATCCGAAGTGTTTACGAAGACCTTAGATTAAAAGAAGAAAGTCCTGGAAAATTACTCTCAGAGATTGGCTCCCAATTCCATGGTAAGTATGGAAATGTTTCCACATTCTTCTCCGCATCCATTTTAGAAATTTCACCTGATGGAAAAAATCTCACTCTTTCTTTGGCAGGATCTCCTCCAGTTTTAGTACAGACAAAAGACGAAGAACATATCATCGAATGCGAAAATCCGTTAGTAGGTCTTTTAGAAAATTTCCATTTCGAAGATAAGGAGATACTACTCACTCCAGGTTTTAGGATTCTCTGTTTTACGGACGGACTCACTGAATCTTCCAGACTTCCTGGAGATTTTTATGGAATAGAAAGGGTGCTCGCCTCCCTAAGAACTGGAGACACTCAAAGTTTAGAAGAATTATTAAGCGGCATCCAAGAAGATCTATTCAGATTTTTAGGAACTTCTGAACCCAAGGACGATATACTAGTCTTGGGAATAGAAGACCAACGTTCCTAG